A portion of the Limosilactobacillus reuteri genome contains these proteins:
- the rpsD gene encoding 30S ribosomal protein S4: MSRYTGPSWRVSRRLGVSLSGTGKELARRAYAPGDHGRDRRGKLSEYGTQLREKQKLRFMYGMTERQFSNLFVRAGKIKEGTHGANFMALLERRLDNMVYRLGLATTRRQARQLVNHGHITVDGKRVDIPSYEVKVGQIIAVRDKSKNLDIIKNAVEAVVSRPSYVDFDADKLEGKLNRIPAREDMNADIDEALIVEFYNK; the protein is encoded by the coding sequence ATGTCTCGTTACACTGGTCCAAGTTGGCGTGTTTCACGTCGTCTTGGCGTTTCACTTTCAGGTACTGGTAAAGAATTAGCACGTCGGGCTTACGCTCCTGGTGACCACGGTCGTGATCGTCGCGGTAAGCTTTCAGAATATGGTACACAATTACGTGAAAAGCAAAAGCTACGTTTTATGTACGGTATGACTGAACGTCAATTCTCAAACCTTTTCGTTCGTGCCGGCAAGATTAAGGAAGGTACTCACGGTGCCAACTTTATGGCATTGCTTGAACGTCGTCTTGATAACATGGTTTACCGTCTTGGTTTAGCTACTACTCGTCGTCAAGCTCGTCAATTAGTTAACCACGGTCACATCACTGTTGATGGGAAGCGTGTTGACATTCCATCATACGAAGTTAAGGTTGGTCAAATCATCGCCGTTCGTGACAAGTCTAAGAACTTAGACATCATCAAGAACGCTGTGGAAGCTGTTGTTTCTCGTCCTTCATACGTTGACTTTGATGCCGACAAGCTTGAAGGTAAGCTTAACCGCATTCCAGCACGTGAAGATATGAACGCTGATATTGATGAAGCTCTTATCGTTGAATTCTACAACAAGTAA
- a CDS encoding IS1182 family transposase, producing MYQNYITVQTEFVLNYDYNVPSRHIVRMIDAFVDSIPQEILLDDKVATTGRPLSHPAIMLKILLFAYSRQTYSGRKIELMLEGNLPMRWLARDHTYSYHTINNFRQSQQANNLIKRSFVYFTMALKDHGLIQGDAFFIDGTKLEADANKYSFTWRRAVEKYHAKLKEKTIKLYEDLVEKRVVKAMSPELVETANGMALMAENIDDKISELNEEIAQEPKVIKGGSVKKRRRRFLKKIHRQLKEDFIPRANKYEEAEDIFKGRNSFSKTDHDATFMCMKEDPMKNRELKPGYNLQIATHNQFVLDYALYSNPTDTRTLVPFLAQFHSLDFFDHIVADAGYGSEYNYTTIIDQFEKQPVIPYTTYQKEQKREYKTDPTKSQNWQYNAEDDYYIDHLGVRFSFYRYSRRIDKYGFKRDFKLYRADKHQLSVQLDQLAKTPSGRQRYMQVNPTWNYYKAKVKATLSSDEGKAIYRRRKYDVEPVFGHMKRDFGVRRTHLRGQRAVENDTGFTLMAMNLTKLGKLVAQAGTKLIKKGKIRTIISGKSKIMVRILIFRGRNLIVNSQPPFLELNQQVIPSDYLL from the coding sequence ATGTATCAAAATTATATCACAGTGCAAACAGAATTCGTACTAAATTATGATTATAATGTTCCATCAAGACATATTGTACGTATGATTGATGCTTTTGTAGATTCGATTCCACAAGAAATTTTATTGGATGACAAAGTAGCGACTACCGGTCGCCCACTTTCTCATCCAGCGATTATGCTTAAAATTTTATTATTTGCCTATTCACGTCAAACTTATTCTGGTCGGAAAATTGAGTTGATGCTTGAAGGGAATTTACCAATGCGTTGGTTGGCACGTGATCATACCTATAGTTACCATACAATTAATAATTTTCGCCAAAGTCAACAAGCTAATAATTTAATCAAACGTTCTTTTGTGTACTTTACGATGGCATTAAAGGATCACGGACTAATTCAAGGTGATGCTTTCTTTATTGATGGGACAAAGCTTGAGGCAGATGCCAATAAGTATTCATTTACTTGGCGTCGAGCTGTTGAAAAATATCATGCAAAATTAAAAGAAAAAACAATCAAACTTTACGAAGATTTAGTCGAAAAACGGGTAGTTAAAGCGATGAGTCCAGAACTAGTGGAAACCGCTAATGGAATGGCTCTTATGGCTGAAAATATTGATGATAAAATCAGTGAATTGAATGAAGAAATAGCTCAAGAACCTAAAGTAATCAAGGGTGGTTCAGTTAAGAAACGACGACGCCGTTTCTTAAAAAAGATTCATCGACAATTAAAAGAAGACTTTATACCTCGTGCTAATAAGTATGAAGAAGCAGAAGATATTTTTAAGGGCCGCAATAGCTTTTCAAAAACAGATCATGATGCCACATTCATGTGTATGAAAGAAGATCCAATGAAAAACCGAGAATTGAAACCTGGATACAACTTACAAATCGCTACCCACAATCAATTTGTTCTTGATTATGCCTTATATTCTAATCCGACAGATACTAGAACATTAGTACCATTTCTTGCTCAATTTCATTCTTTAGATTTCTTTGATCATATCGTGGCTGATGCAGGGTATGGTAGTGAATATAATTACACGACAATTATTGATCAGTTTGAAAAACAGCCTGTTATTCCATATACGACTTACCAAAAGGAACAGAAACGAGAATACAAAACTGATCCAACTAAATCACAAAACTGGCAATATAATGCCGAAGATGATTATTATATTGACCATCTAGGAGTTCGTTTTAGTTTTTATCGTTACAGTCGAAGAATTGATAAATATGGATTTAAACGTGATTTTAAACTTTATCGGGCAGATAAACATCAATTATCAGTACAATTAGATCAATTAGCGAAAACACCAAGTGGACGTCAACGCTATATGCAAGTTAATCCAACTTGGAATTACTATAAAGCTAAAGTTAAAGCAACCCTCTCAAGTGACGAAGGTAAGGCAATTTATCGTCGACGTAAGTACGATGTTGAACCCGTTTTCGGTCACATGAAGAGGGATTTTGGCGTACGCCGAACACATTTACGTGGGCAACGCGCTGTGGAAAATGACACCGGATTTACACTAATGGCTATGAATTTAACAAAATTGGGAAAGTTAGTAGCTCAAGCAGGGACAAAATTAATTAAAAAAGGAAAAATCCGAACCATAATTTCTGGAAAATCAAAAATTATGGTTCGGATTTTAATATTCAGAGGAAGGAATTTAATAGTTAATTCCCAGCCTCCTTTTTTAGAGTTGAACCAACAAGTAATACCTAGTGATTACTTGTTGTAG
- the ezrA gene encoding septation ring formation regulator EzrA: MVFQVLIGILIIVVAILACVYFYQRRAVKQINDLMESEKKLADQEVDQQIKNVEELQLIGDAKKQFETIKNKYEKQVRPAITAFNKRAPQLLADSRTSKLLTINIQIRDLQADLAKLTTTLQQIQKDLQHLRQQQHTHKQAVEQIKNKYRQFHRQLNEKSFEYGDSEKQLNSRLNELEDQFAQFTDLTNKGDIEAAQEILSNLQSENDKFEQDLKKIPQLYKPIATEFPEQLSELKSGYETLVKQNFHFTEKNIDKQIEQLQAKLDQTIDQLNNLQLDVVEQSNKDLSDQIDYLYGVMQKEIDAKNEAVHLIEVMKDFTKHAQRQNDELGVELDRLSLNYTLTNHEQETVRELGEQIKAIIKQYRDDTEAVANKTAVYSQVLDRQKSNQKNLTEIEKSQEKLNDEVAKLQTDEQRARQMLQKYSTQIRTIHRQVEQLNLPGLPKDYLDYFFGVSDEIKKLADELNEYKINMDEITKQLIIVESDLDTLNDKTDILRDSAELTERFQQYANRFSDNEKIAAAAKKSQELFKQFNYTASLEAIATVLEEIEPGSYKRIEDTYYREIGKN; the protein is encoded by the coding sequence GTGGTTTTTCAAGTATTGATTGGTATTTTAATTATTGTTGTAGCAATATTAGCTTGCGTATATTTTTATCAACGACGAGCTGTTAAACAGATCAACGACTTAATGGAAAGCGAGAAAAAGCTAGCGGATCAAGAAGTTGACCAGCAGATCAAAAATGTTGAAGAATTGCAACTAATCGGGGATGCTAAAAAGCAATTCGAAACAATTAAAAACAAGTATGAAAAACAAGTGCGACCAGCAATTACGGCCTTTAATAAACGAGCTCCCCAATTGTTAGCAGATTCACGGACGAGCAAGTTACTGACAATCAACATTCAGATTCGTGACCTGCAAGCAGATTTAGCAAAGTTAACGACAACTCTTCAGCAGATCCAAAAAGACTTGCAGCATCTTCGGCAACAACAACATACCCATAAGCAAGCGGTCGAGCAGATTAAAAATAAATATCGTCAATTCCACCGGCAACTAAATGAGAAGAGCTTCGAATATGGAGACAGTGAAAAGCAGTTAAATAGCAGGTTAAATGAATTGGAAGATCAATTCGCGCAATTTACTGATTTAACTAATAAGGGCGATATTGAGGCGGCTCAAGAAATTTTAAGCAATTTGCAATCTGAAAACGACAAATTTGAACAAGACCTTAAGAAGATTCCTCAGCTCTATAAGCCAATTGCAACTGAGTTTCCAGAACAATTATCCGAGCTAAAAAGTGGTTATGAGACACTTGTAAAGCAAAATTTCCACTTTACGGAGAAAAATATTGATAAGCAAATTGAGCAACTCCAAGCTAAACTGGATCAGACGATTGACCAACTTAACAATTTACAATTAGATGTTGTGGAACAATCTAATAAAGATCTTAGTGACCAGATTGATTACTTATACGGGGTAATGCAAAAAGAAATTGATGCTAAGAATGAAGCTGTTCATTTGATTGAAGTGATGAAGGACTTCACAAAACACGCTCAACGGCAAAATGACGAACTTGGTGTAGAATTAGACCGGTTAAGTTTGAATTACACACTTACTAATCATGAACAAGAAACTGTTCGTGAACTTGGTGAACAAATTAAAGCGATTATTAAGCAGTATCGTGATGACACAGAAGCAGTTGCCAATAAAACGGCTGTTTATAGTCAGGTGCTTGATCGACAAAAGTCTAACCAAAAGAACTTGACTGAAATTGAAAAAAGCCAAGAAAAACTTAACGATGAAGTTGCTAAATTACAGACCGATGAGCAACGCGCCCGTCAAATGCTTCAAAAATATTCCACCCAAATTCGTACAATTCATCGGCAAGTAGAACAGTTGAACCTTCCTGGCTTACCTAAAGATTACTTAGATTACTTCTTTGGTGTCAGCGATGAGATTAAAAAGTTAGCTGATGAATTGAATGAGTATAAGATCAATATGGATGAAATTACGAAGCAACTAATTATCGTTGAATCAGACCTAGACACATTAAATGACAAGACTGATATTCTTCGGGATAGTGCGGAATTAACTGAACGATTCCAACAATATGCGAACCGGTTTAGTGATAACGAAAAGATTGCAGCAGCCGCTAAAAAATCCCAAGAACTTTTTAAGCAATTTAACTACACAGCAAGTTTAGAGGCAATTGCGACAGTTTTAGAGGAGATTGAACCTGGTAGCTACAAACGAATTGAAGATACTTATTATCGTGAAATTGGTAAAAATTAA